The following are from one region of the Nitrospira defluvii genome:
- the hpnD gene encoding presqualene diphosphate synthase HpnD, with product MMTPTQAQTYCTTLTKKSGSNFYYSFLFLPKARRDAMYTVYAFCKEVDNAVDEPPPGSHPQEELARWRRELAAAYDGTPTVPVTISLAQHVRELSIPHTYFEELIKGVEMDLTTKRYATFDQLSLYCYRVASVVGLICLHVFGTTSPRAQDYAVNLGMAFQLTNILRDLGNDAECGRVYLPQEDFARFGYREEDLLHRRYKPEFTDLMKFEVARAKEYYAKAARALESLPRNERQALTVAEIMRGVYGRILQRIEESGYRVLGDRVTLSSSHRLAVAAGVWLRSRLPSTTP from the coding sequence ATGATGACACCGACTCAAGCCCAAACCTATTGCACGACCCTCACCAAGAAAAGCGGGAGCAACTTTTACTACTCGTTCCTGTTTCTGCCCAAGGCCCGGCGAGACGCCATGTACACCGTCTACGCATTCTGCAAAGAGGTGGATAACGCGGTCGATGAACCGCCTCCCGGCAGCCACCCCCAAGAGGAGTTGGCACGCTGGCGTCGGGAACTGGCCGCGGCGTACGACGGGACCCCGACCGTTCCAGTCACGATCAGCCTCGCGCAACATGTCCGTGAACTGTCCATTCCTCACACCTACTTCGAGGAACTCATCAAGGGCGTGGAGATGGACCTCACCACCAAGCGCTATGCCACCTTCGATCAGTTATCGCTCTACTGTTATCGTGTCGCCTCGGTCGTGGGGTTGATTTGTCTCCATGTGTTCGGCACCACCTCACCTCGGGCGCAGGACTATGCGGTCAATCTCGGCATGGCGTTTCAATTGACCAACATTCTGCGCGATCTGGGCAACGACGCTGAATGCGGCCGCGTCTACCTACCTCAGGAAGACTTCGCGCGCTTCGGCTATCGGGAGGAAGACCTCCTTCACCGGCGATACAAGCCTGAATTCACGGACCTCATGAAATTCGAAGTCGCGCGGGCGAAGGAGTATTACGCCAAGGCCGCACGGGCCCTGGAGTCGCTGCCGCGGAATGAACGCCAGGCCCTGACCGTGGCTGAAATCATGCGCGGCGTGTACGGCAGAATTCTGCAGCGCATCGAGGAATCCGGATATCGCGTGCTGGGAGATCGCGTCACCCTGTCCTCCAGCCATCGATTGGCGGTGGCCGCCGGCGTCTGGCTACGCTCGCGCTTACCGTCTACCACTCCATGA
- a CDS encoding serine/threonine-protein kinase — translation MSTSWGWIGPYFIVIALAFLVGPFLASLPLFTHTFIRPLGMNVSQIVQFIADGICLLMVWGVATRARDDLRDNGRGQTFVRAMLFPSALLLIVLIASQAYEAHGIPVLGPPKQPLYNWLVTGGLIGAATWLTFAWVRHVDALTQAFTRRPRRQTKPTAVPTHQAPATSAAAEPAPARQVGAAAVRNGGSAPATLGRYQVMKELGRGAMGVVYLGKDPTIQRFVAIKTMRLDDIDSAEELKEFRERFFREAESTGRLSHPNIVTVYDAGEQDGLAFIAMEYLEGTLLSCYCQKSTLLPSKQVLQIVASVADALDYAHGQGVVHRDVKPPNIMILKQRVVKVMDFGIAKMASASKTHPSLIVGTPRYMSPEQATGREVDGRSDVFSLGVVLFELLTGERPFDADNMPALVTRITKAPHAPLLKYRQDLPTRVQSILDRALQKEIPNRYRHASDMAQDLRDIFQVMPR, via the coding sequence ATGAGCACATCCTGGGGCTGGATCGGCCCGTATTTCATCGTCATTGCCCTCGCGTTTCTGGTGGGACCGTTCCTGGCGTCCCTCCCGCTGTTTACCCATACCTTCATTCGCCCCCTGGGCATGAATGTCTCGCAGATCGTGCAATTCATCGCCGACGGCATCTGCCTGCTCATGGTCTGGGGCGTCGCCACTCGAGCCAGAGACGACCTGCGCGACAACGGCAGAGGCCAAACGTTCGTCCGCGCCATGCTGTTTCCTTCCGCGTTGTTACTGATCGTCCTCATCGCCTCACAGGCCTACGAAGCCCACGGCATCCCGGTGCTCGGCCCGCCGAAGCAGCCGCTCTACAACTGGCTGGTGACGGGCGGTCTCATCGGCGCGGCCACCTGGCTGACGTTTGCCTGGGTTCGACATGTCGATGCCTTAACCCAGGCCTTCACGCGACGCCCACGCCGCCAGACAAAACCGACTGCGGTGCCGACACACCAGGCACCGGCAACATCGGCCGCCGCCGAGCCCGCGCCGGCCCGCCAAGTTGGAGCAGCCGCTGTCCGGAACGGCGGGAGTGCGCCCGCCACGCTGGGTCGCTATCAGGTCATGAAGGAATTGGGACGCGGCGCGATGGGCGTGGTGTATCTGGGCAAGGACCCCACGATTCAACGGTTCGTCGCCATCAAAACCATGCGCCTGGATGACATCGACAGCGCGGAGGAGCTCAAAGAGTTTCGTGAACGCTTTTTTCGCGAAGCGGAATCGACCGGGCGCCTGTCCCATCCTAACATCGTCACCGTGTACGACGCCGGTGAGCAGGACGGCCTGGCCTTCATTGCCATGGAGTACCTCGAAGGCACGCTGCTCAGCTGCTATTGTCAGAAATCGACGTTACTCCCCTCCAAACAGGTGCTGCAGATCGTGGCGTCCGTGGCCGACGCGCTTGACTATGCGCATGGCCAAGGCGTCGTCCATCGAGACGTCAAACCCCCGAACATCATGATCCTGAAGCAGCGCGTGGTGAAGGTGATGGACTTCGGGATCGCCAAAATGGCCAGCGCATCGAAAACCCACCCCAGTCTGATCGTCGGCACGCCGCGCTATATGTCGCCGGAGCAGGCAACCGGAAGGGAGGTGGACGGCCGCTCCGATGTGTTTTCGCTCGGCGTCGTGCTGTTCGAGCTGTTGACCGGGGAACGACCGTTCGACGCCGACAACATGCCCGCGCTCGTGACACGCATCACCAAGGCCCCGCATGCGCCGCTTCTGAAGTACCGTCAAGACTTGCCGACACGCGTCCAAAGCATCCTGGATCGGGCTCTCCAGAAGGAGATTCCGAATCGCTACCGTCATGCGAGCGACATGGCGCAAGACCTCCGCGACATCTTCCAGGTCATGCCGAGATAA
- a CDS encoding FHA domain-containing protein, translating into MSQPHSLPTLLASPPQGGVRVYEISRTPFSIGRRQDNDLCLDDIAISARHARIIAVQAVLFLEDLGSAAGTFINEQRIDRRQLHDGDNIRLGTHRLMFRQDYRAATGSTPAQQPINGNRGAVVSCRAEGKVPATDRTIGIVEILSGNTGQAQYHLTRQVSLVGAQDDAVITLTGWFAPKTAAVINRKGEGYLVSQTESGKRILINGRLMQGEQALRHGDVLEVAGITMRFLLQDRNAPSPNI; encoded by the coding sequence ATGTCGCAGCCCCACTCACTTCCCACGCTTCTGGCGAGTCCGCCGCAAGGCGGCGTCCGAGTCTATGAAATCTCCCGCACCCCCTTCAGCATAGGACGGAGACAGGACAACGATCTCTGCCTGGACGACATCGCGATCTCGGCCCGCCATGCTCGAATCATCGCGGTGCAAGCCGTGCTGTTCCTGGAGGACCTGGGAAGCGCCGCCGGCACCTTCATCAACGAACAACGCATCGACCGTCGGCAGCTCCATGACGGAGACAATATCCGCCTCGGCACACACCGCCTGATGTTCCGACAGGACTACAGGGCAGCTACGGGATCGACTCCCGCCCAACAGCCGATCAACGGGAACAGAGGCGCAGTCGTGTCATGTCGGGCTGAGGGAAAGGTCCCGGCGACTGATCGCACAATCGGAATCGTGGAAATTCTTTCCGGCAACACCGGGCAGGCACAGTACCATTTGACCAGACAAGTCTCGCTGGTCGGCGCGCAGGATGATGCCGTCATCACCCTCACCGGGTGGTTTGCACCGAAAACCGCGGCGGTCATCAACCGGAAGGGCGAGGGCTACCTCGTGAGCCAGACGGAGAGCGGGAAACGCATTCTCATCAACGGTCGACTGATGCAAGGAGAACAGGCGTTACGACATGGGGATGTCCTGGAAGTGGCCGGGATTACGATGCGATTCCTCCTGCAAGACCGAAACGCACCGTCGCCGAACATCTGA
- a CDS encoding HAD family hydrolase, translated as MNELRAIIFDFDGVIADTEPLHFAALQRVLVGIDITLTEAEYYADYLGFDDRGCFLEALRAHKREASPALVGELMDRKAQAYLAAIRDHLAIFPGVRELVHDAAARVPLAIASGALRNEIEVILEEAGLRKAFCHITSAEDVMRGKPAPDPFLHAMAGLNRQPAQPTLTPQDCLVIEDSLPGIRAARAAGMKVLAVANTHTVQDLGEADAITHSLADTRLSDLQSRLWGPAQGHS; from the coding sequence ATGAATGAACTACGCGCCATTATTTTTGATTTCGACGGAGTGATTGCCGACACTGAACCGCTCCACTTTGCCGCCCTCCAGCGGGTCTTGGTCGGCATTGATATCACGCTGACAGAGGCGGAGTACTACGCAGACTATCTCGGCTTCGACGATCGCGGATGTTTCCTGGAGGCATTGCGGGCACACAAGCGCGAGGCCTCACCGGCGCTCGTCGGCGAATTGATGGATCGTAAGGCGCAGGCCTACCTTGCCGCCATCAGGGATCATCTTGCCATTTTCCCGGGGGTGCGCGAACTCGTCCATGACGCCGCCGCGCGCGTTCCACTCGCCATCGCCTCGGGAGCGCTCCGGAACGAAATCGAAGTGATTTTGGAGGAAGCCGGACTTCGGAAGGCGTTTTGTCATATCACCAGCGCCGAGGACGTCATGCGAGGCAAGCCCGCGCCTGACCCCTTTCTCCATGCCATGGCCGGGTTGAATCGACAGCCGGCCCAACCGACGTTGACCCCGCAAGACTGCCTGGTGATCGAAGACTCCTTGCCCGGCATCAGGGCCGCACGGGCGGCAGGCATGAAGGTGCTGGCCGTCGCCAACACCCACACCGTGCAGGACCTGGGTGAGGCCGACGCGATTACCCATTCCCTCGCCGACACACGGCTCTCCGACCTCCAGTCACGACTGTGGGGACCGGCGCAAGGGCACTCATGA
- a CDS encoding cobalamin-binding protein: protein MNICSLVPGATEVVAALGLQDHLVGISHECDTPQTLAHVPVMVRGRIDSHALSSAEIDAQVGEWLSGGSGLYELDEARLLAAKPDLLITQDLCDVCAITPTQLARVMQTLSPPPRMVTLNPHRLDDVLRDIETLGGAMEREEAGRQLAAALRRRLDALRTTVRAEPLRPKVACLEWLSPLYSAGHWVPDMVEAAGGTDALATAGTPSRNIEWEALAGCAPDVIVLMPCGFTVARTKAELTAVTEHPGWQHLPAVQRGEVYLVDALSYFSRPGPRLVDGVEQLAAILHPTCYARRLPATVERLAMP, encoded by the coding sequence ATGAACATTTGTTCGCTCGTACCCGGAGCCACTGAGGTCGTGGCCGCACTCGGGCTCCAAGACCACCTCGTCGGCATCAGCCATGAATGTGACACGCCCCAGACCCTGGCCCATGTTCCGGTGATGGTGCGTGGACGCATCGACAGCCACGCGCTTTCGAGCGCAGAGATCGATGCACAGGTCGGCGAGTGGCTTTCAGGTGGTTCCGGGCTCTACGAGTTGGACGAGGCGCGACTCCTGGCCGCCAAGCCGGATCTCCTCATCACGCAGGATCTCTGTGATGTTTGTGCCATCACACCGACACAGCTCGCCCGGGTCATGCAGACCCTGTCGCCGCCGCCGCGCATGGTCACGCTCAATCCGCATCGGCTGGACGATGTGCTGCGCGACATTGAAACGCTTGGTGGTGCAATGGAGCGGGAAGAGGCCGGAAGACAGTTAGCCGCCGCCCTGCGCCGCAGACTCGATGCGCTCCGAACCACGGTACGTGCAGAGCCGTTACGCCCGAAGGTCGCCTGCCTGGAATGGCTCTCCCCGCTCTACAGCGCCGGCCATTGGGTGCCCGACATGGTGGAAGCCGCGGGCGGCACAGATGCGCTGGCGACTGCGGGAACCCCCTCCCGAAACATTGAGTGGGAGGCGCTCGCGGGTTGCGCCCCAGATGTGATCGTGCTGATGCCCTGCGGCTTCACCGTCGCACGCACCAAAGCCGAATTGACCGCAGTGACTGAACATCCTGGATGGCAGCACCTTCCGGCTGTCCAACGAGGCGAGGTCTATCTGGTCGATGCCCTCTCCTACTTCAGCCGCCCCGGCCCGAGATTGGTTGATGGGGTCGAACAACTGGCCGCCATCCTTCACCCAACCTGTTATGCCCGCCGCCTCCCGGCTACCGTCGAACGACTTGCAATGCCGTAG
- a CDS encoding hydroxysqualene dehydroxylase has translation MSRQVLIFGGGLAGLTAALHLATSGHAVTILEQADQVGGRLRHAPPPILLEAHHATWSLLHNLGTDFAARQLRHTPLEFLQATGARVQFLHLPLPSPLNTLLGTTLFQGLSMRDRWHLLSFLERTWEQDPPLPNDLDTRAADEWLTSIGQSEPARHGVWNSLARLLLGAALPMVSAGLFMRTLRRCFLTGARATKLIVPPQGVDTFLLAPLKARLDTLGVQFRMTAPVAQLHFAQHRVTNVELTDRTRLTADWYISALPHNRLTPLLPERVVTHYAYFQQLSHLSESSMLVVRLHLDRPADHTQLVLLEGKTFHWMIRHADETRHNQASVIWAIAVGEPSLLPQSQEDLIRLAREDVAATFPAETPSRHVLDAEILRLPSAMLSARPGAQQFRPLSTSPFTNFLVAGAWTDTGWPANHESAILSGQRCATALAAVPPDSHR, from the coding sequence ATGAGCCGTCAGGTGCTCATCTTCGGCGGAGGACTCGCAGGCCTCACCGCGGCCCTGCACCTTGCGACCTCCGGGCATGCCGTCACCATCCTCGAACAGGCCGACCAAGTAGGCGGACGCCTCCGCCATGCGCCGCCACCGATTCTCCTCGAAGCCCACCACGCCACCTGGTCACTCCTTCACAACCTCGGCACCGACTTCGCCGCTCGACAGCTGCGACACACGCCGCTCGAATTCCTGCAAGCCACCGGCGCCCGCGTCCAGTTTCTCCACCTTCCCCTGCCCAGCCCGCTCAATACCCTGCTCGGAACGACTCTCTTCCAAGGCCTCTCCATGCGTGATCGTTGGCACCTGCTGTCCTTTCTCGAGCGGACGTGGGAACAGGATCCGCCCTTGCCGAACGACCTGGATACACGAGCCGCCGACGAATGGCTCACGAGCATCGGCCAGTCCGAGCCGGCGCGACACGGCGTCTGGAACAGTCTCGCCCGGTTGTTGTTGGGAGCCGCGCTACCGATGGTGTCCGCAGGCCTGTTCATGCGTACCCTGCGGCGATGCTTTCTCACCGGCGCCCGCGCCACGAAGCTGATCGTGCCTCCGCAGGGAGTCGATACGTTCTTGCTGGCGCCGCTGAAGGCGCGTCTCGATACACTGGGAGTACAGTTTCGGATGACTGCACCAGTCGCCCAACTGCACTTTGCCCAACACCGTGTGACGAATGTCGAACTGACGGATCGCACCAGGCTCACCGCCGACTGGTACATCTCCGCACTGCCCCACAACCGGCTGACCCCGCTGCTGCCGGAACGGGTCGTGACCCACTATGCCTATTTCCAACAACTGAGCCACCTCAGCGAATCCTCCATGCTGGTGGTTCGCCTCCACCTCGACCGACCGGCTGACCACACACAGCTCGTCCTCTTGGAAGGGAAAACGTTCCATTGGATGATCCGGCACGCCGATGAGACACGACACAACCAGGCGTCGGTGATCTGGGCTATTGCCGTCGGAGAGCCGAGTCTTCTGCCGCAATCGCAAGAGGACCTGATCCGACTCGCACGGGAAGATGTGGCGGCCACCTTTCCGGCAGAGACACCGTCCCGCCATGTCCTGGACGCGGAGATCCTCCGCCTGCCGTCGGCCATGCTCTCGGCCAGACCCGGCGCGCAACAATTCCGACCACTCTCGACCAGCCCCTTCACTAATTTTTTGGTCGCCGGCGCCTGGACCGACACGGGATGGCCGGCCAATCATGAATCGGCCATTCTGAGCGGCCAGCGTTGCGCCACCGCGCTCGCTGCCGTGCCGCCGGATTCACACCGGTAA
- a CDS encoding SH3 domain-containing protein: MVSSMGIPAIGSEWTNWRLLFASQPEPDLEFTEEDLEEAAPPPAPPMHEPKRSNKGPLLWILLLLLVGGIGYVAMDPDGAMQLIQPYIDGGTETTPPVAQRPAPPVPRPAAVPTPAPIATPAPAPMTSAPPTVVDSAPAAPVETPTPKPIPATAAPAPAPVVKPAPPTMRVAGPVFAESQRVTVVADPTRPKAPMPLFTDAIGSKTSTTVPAGATLTIVDGEYQKRGWVYSVRTQDGKKGWISERHLKLKR, translated from the coding sequence ATGGTGTCATCCATGGGCATTCCCGCGATCGGCAGTGAGTGGACAAACTGGCGTCTCCTGTTCGCGAGTCAGCCCGAGCCCGACCTGGAATTTACGGAAGAAGATTTAGAGGAAGCGGCGCCGCCGCCGGCCCCGCCGATGCACGAGCCGAAGCGGTCGAACAAAGGACCGCTGCTGTGGATCCTGCTGCTCCTGCTCGTGGGCGGCATCGGGTACGTAGCCATGGACCCCGATGGAGCCATGCAACTCATCCAGCCGTACATTGATGGTGGAACGGAGACCACTCCGCCGGTGGCCCAACGCCCCGCCCCGCCCGTGCCCAGGCCGGCTGCCGTTCCGACGCCTGCGCCTATCGCAACACCGGCCCCGGCGCCGATGACGAGCGCTCCACCCACGGTGGTTGATAGCGCCCCCGCCGCCCCGGTAGAGACGCCGACCCCGAAGCCCATCCCAGCAACTGCCGCCCCGGCTCCTGCACCGGTCGTCAAGCCAGCCCCGCCGACCATGCGCGTGGCCGGTCCTGTGTTCGCAGAGAGCCAACGTGTGACGGTGGTGGCCGATCCTACTCGACCCAAGGCCCCCATGCCGTTGTTCACCGACGCCATCGGCAGCAAGACCAGCACGACGGTACCGGCCGGCGCGACGCTCACCATTGTAGATGGCGAGTATCAGAAGCGCGGGTGGGTCTATTCCGTACGAACTCAGGACGGCAAAAAGGGCTGGATCTCCGAACGCCATTTGAAGCTGAAACGCTGA
- a CDS encoding PHP domain-containing protein — translation MSRIDLHLHTTHSDGSFSTREVMDFAKQAGVAALAITDHDIVDGIPEATAIGHELGIEVVPGVEISSRLGESEIHILGYFLDWTDPLLAQRLKTLRDSRHLRNPRIVQRLNELGIPITYEEVRALAGTESVGRPHIARLLMEKKFVTSAKEAFDRYLANGRPAFVDRELPEPVDAVRWIRDAGGVPVLAHPTWVRTSADGLRTLVRDLKTVGLGGIEVHYSTHTPSQTTEYLDLAKQCDLLVTGGSDFHGVTKPDIEVGIGRGQLKVSHKLLDPLKKAATTA, via the coding sequence ATGAGCCGTATCGACCTTCATCTCCACACGACCCATTCGGACGGCAGCTTCTCCACGCGTGAGGTCATGGACTTCGCCAAACAGGCCGGTGTCGCCGCGTTGGCGATCACCGACCACGACATCGTCGACGGCATTCCTGAAGCGACGGCGATCGGACACGAACTTGGCATCGAGGTCGTGCCGGGCGTCGAAATCAGTTCACGCCTCGGCGAGAGCGAGATCCACATCCTCGGCTATTTCCTGGATTGGACCGATCCCCTGCTGGCGCAACGCCTGAAGACGCTGCGTGACAGTCGTCATCTGCGCAATCCACGCATCGTGCAGCGCCTGAATGAGCTGGGCATCCCCATCACATATGAGGAAGTACGGGCACTGGCGGGTACAGAATCCGTGGGGCGCCCACACATCGCCCGCCTCTTGATGGAGAAGAAGTTTGTGACCTCGGCGAAGGAAGCCTTCGACCGCTACCTGGCCAACGGCCGGCCGGCCTTCGTCGATCGGGAATTGCCGGAACCGGTCGACGCAGTCCGATGGATTCGTGACGCAGGCGGCGTCCCGGTCCTCGCCCATCCGACCTGGGTTCGCACCTCAGCCGACGGCTTACGTACACTGGTCCGCGACCTCAAGACGGTCGGGTTGGGAGGCATCGAAGTCCACTACAGCACCCATACGCCGAGCCAGACGACCGAGTATCTCGATCTGGCCAAACAATGTGACTTGCTCGTGACCGGCGGCAGCGATTTTCATGGTGTCACCAAGCCGGATATCGAGGTCGGCATCGGACGTGGCCAATTGAAGGTCTCGCACAAACTGCTCGATCCGCTGAAAAAAGCCGCAACCACCGCCTAA
- a CDS encoding Stp1/IreP family PP2C-type Ser/Thr phosphatase has product MHAWHITHGAASDIGLIRHHNEDCFHADPATGLFLVCDGMGGHRAGEVASSRTVALIPQHLAAATADPTLPLVGSVRPEWSTATNCLASAVKLANHQVHQEATHHPAYAGMGTTVVAAWLTESMVSIAHVGDSRLYLIRDQAIRLLTQDHSLVHEQVRSGLLTDAEAMRAAHKHVLTRAIGVHPLVDVELGEVPLMNGDLFLLCSDGLTAGVSADSILQVVLESSNLQAVSNRLIALSNDAGGSDNTTVVVVKVTRRESGLWDRLYGRFRFSPTMDPH; this is encoded by the coding sequence ATGCATGCCTGGCACATCACACATGGAGCCGCCTCGGATATCGGGCTCATCCGGCACCACAATGAAGACTGCTTTCATGCCGATCCCGCCACCGGCCTGTTTCTTGTCTGCGACGGCATGGGTGGGCATCGAGCAGGAGAAGTCGCCAGCAGCCGTACCGTGGCGCTGATCCCGCAACACCTGGCCGCAGCCACCGCCGATCCGACGTTGCCGCTCGTCGGCAGCGTCCGGCCTGAGTGGTCGACCGCAACGAACTGCTTGGCCAGTGCCGTGAAGCTGGCCAATCACCAAGTCCATCAAGAGGCCACGCACCACCCGGCCTATGCCGGAATGGGCACGACGGTGGTCGCCGCCTGGCTTACGGAGTCGATGGTGTCGATCGCCCATGTCGGAGACAGCCGGCTCTACCTCATCCGTGACCAGGCGATTCGGTTGCTCACCCAAGACCATTCCCTGGTGCACGAGCAGGTGCGCTCCGGATTGCTGACCGATGCCGAAGCCATGCGCGCCGCACACAAACATGTGCTGACCCGCGCCATCGGAGTCCACCCCCTGGTGGATGTGGAACTGGGGGAGGTTCCCCTCATGAACGGCGACCTGTTTCTCCTCTGTTCGGACGGATTGACCGCCGGTGTCTCCGCCGACTCGATCCTCCAGGTCGTCCTGGAATCGTCCAATCTGCAGGCGGTCTCGAACCGGCTCATCGCCCTCTCGAACGACGCCGGGGGATCGGACAATACGACTGTTGTGGTGGTCAAGGTGACACGGCGGGAGTCCGGCCTGTGGGACCGCCTCTACGGCCGATTCCGTTTCTCCCCCACGATGGATCCGCACTAA
- a CDS encoding secondary thiamine-phosphate synthase enzyme YjbQ, whose protein sequence is MKSYREELWFETNTRRAYLNITGQVEAAVRKSGVREGLVLVNAMHITASVYINDDEGGLLQDYDAFLERLAPQKATYRHNETGEDNGDAHIKRQLMGREVLVAITDGKLDFGPWEQIFYGEFDGRRRKRVLVKVIGE, encoded by the coding sequence ATGAAGTCGTATCGCGAGGAACTCTGGTTCGAGACGAACACCAGACGCGCCTATCTGAATATCACCGGGCAGGTAGAAGCCGCCGTGCGAAAGAGCGGCGTGCGCGAGGGCCTGGTGCTGGTGAATGCCATGCACATCACCGCCAGCGTCTATATCAACGACGACGAGGGCGGGCTGCTCCAGGATTACGATGCCTTTCTCGAACGGCTCGCGCCACAGAAGGCGACGTATCGCCACAACGAAACCGGCGAGGACAACGGCGACGCGCACATCAAACGACAACTGATGGGGCGGGAAGTGCTGGTGGCGATTACGGATGGAAAGTTGGATTTCGGACCTTGGGAACAAATTTTTTACGGTGAGTTTGACGGGCGGCGGCGCAAGCGAGTGTTGGTGAAAGTGATCGGAGAGTAA
- the folB gene encoding dihydroneopterin aldolase codes for MAARIIIERLEFYGRCGVTEEERRKPQLIAVDLELDAAVEPAGLSDRLDDTIDYARVADRVVALGASRTCQLLETLAEQLVDMLFAEFPVTHLRMWIRKLHAPLAMVAGSVGVRFERTRSAPPPTQPMPLPFLVEQLGRIPKGHILDVAAGRGRNTLYLLSQGSQVEAIDRDAEALAELGAAAKVRHLSGLTTRVLDLEADPDRPPSLGQACYDAVIVSYYLHRPLFPSLIDALKPNGMLIYETFTIDNYFRHRHPRRWEFCLAPNELLRLTSPLRVLHYDEGEHDGGQGSGPSYTVRLVAQKAGPETT; via the coding sequence ATGGCTGCGCGCATCATCATCGAACGCTTGGAGTTTTACGGCCGCTGCGGCGTCACTGAGGAGGAACGCCGGAAACCCCAGTTGATCGCCGTTGATCTTGAATTGGACGCGGCGGTGGAGCCGGCAGGCCTGTCGGACCGCCTCGACGACACCATCGACTACGCGCGCGTGGCCGACCGCGTGGTGGCCCTGGGCGCCAGCCGCACCTGCCAACTCCTCGAAACCCTCGCCGAGCAGTTGGTCGACATGTTGTTCGCTGAATTCCCCGTTACACATCTCCGCATGTGGATTCGCAAACTGCACGCCCCGCTGGCCATGGTGGCCGGATCGGTCGGGGTCCGATTCGAGCGCACGCGCAGCGCGCCGCCACCGACGCAGCCGATGCCCTTGCCGTTCCTTGTCGAGCAACTCGGGCGCATCCCCAAAGGCCACATTCTGGATGTCGCAGCAGGCCGAGGCCGCAATACCCTGTATCTCCTCTCACAGGGATCACAGGTTGAAGCCATCGACCGGGATGCGGAGGCACTGGCCGAACTGGGCGCAGCCGCGAAGGTCAGACATCTTTCCGGACTGACGACACGTGTCCTAGACTTGGAAGCCGACCCCGATCGCCCACCGAGCCTTGGCCAGGCCTGTTACGATGCGGTCATTGTCTCCTATTACTTGCACCGTCCCCTGTTTCCGTCGCTCATCGACGCGCTGAAACCGAACGGCATGCTCATCTACGAAACCTTCACCATCGACAATTACTTCCGCCATCGCCATCCACGCCGATGGGAATTCTGCCTGGCACCGAACGAACTCCTTCGCCTCACGTCTCCGCTACGTGTGCTGCACTATGACGAGGGCGAACACGACGGGGGCCAGGGCAGCGGACCGAGTTATACCGTGCGACTCGTCGCGCAGAAAGCGGGGCCCGAGACAACATGA
- a CDS encoding cysteine rich repeat-containing protein, translating to MAGSSRIGAVILVTLLSCLVLGGVWGLVILLLPQSEVPPATAPVSPTIPPVPSPSSTTPLVNTVPTEPPPQAVAQTVGPPVVQETARPGSTERGGNPQGREVKCDLEITALCPEEEGERHACLQRKTAQLSQPCRPMLREKLVRMKERMQQLRVACEADRRQFCRDVPASGEGLVQCLESHAQSVSDQCFQLLPKRGRLLN from the coding sequence TTGGCTGGCTCATCCCGAATCGGCGCCGTGATTCTGGTCACATTGCTGAGTTGTCTGGTCCTCGGAGGAGTCTGGGGATTGGTCATCCTGCTTCTGCCGCAGAGCGAGGTGCCGCCCGCGACCGCACCGGTCTCCCCGACTATCCCACCGGTTCCCTCGCCTTCATCCACGACTCCCCTCGTAAACACTGTGCCGACTGAACCTCCACCGCAGGCGGTCGCGCAGACGGTGGGGCCGCCGGTCGTGCAGGAGACCGCTCGTCCGGGCTCGACGGAACGCGGGGGCAACCCGCAGGGTAGGGAGGTCAAGTGTGACCTGGAGATCACCGCGCTCTGCCCCGAAGAAGAGGGAGAGCGTCACGCTTGTTTGCAGCGCAAGACGGCGCAACTGTCCCAACCCTGTCGACCAATGCTGCGGGAAAAGCTCGTACGGATGAAAGAGCGCATGCAGCAGCTGCGTGTCGCGTGTGAAGCAGACCGACGTCAGTTTTGTCGAGACGTGCCCGCGAGCGGCGAGGGGCTGGTCCAGTGTTTGGAGTCCCACGCCCAGTCCGTTTCCGACCAGTGTTTTCAACTGTTGCCGAAGCGTGGACGGTTGCTCAACTGA